The bacterium genome window below encodes:
- a CDS encoding PilZ domain-containing protein — MRIEDVREIKKVKIFIDNEKIDGEIIDIDKWGKMIISVPHRTKTIPVELGKRGEIFFEKNGLEFFISGKIFSQGIERMLFLPETDILTEKRKKERFETPFIKCILTKIPYKFHKEVIIGNIIDISFSGTKVETPIALNINFFYELKTDFIINRKSYSFSVKCKPKYINKKRNIFFCGLEFTEMDYFSLENLKKYIKELAHQLKRDALNY, encoded by the coding sequence ATGAGAATTGAGGATGTAAGGGAAATTAAAAAAGTTAAAATTTTTATAGATAATGAAAAAATAGATGGAGAAATAATTGATATAGATAAATGGGGAAAAATGATAATTTCTGTCCCTCATAGAACAAAAACAATTCCTGTAGAACTGGGTAAAAGAGGAGAAATTTTTTTTGAGAAAAACGGTTTGGAATTTTTTATTTCGGGGAAAATTTTTTCTCAGGGTATTGAAAGAATGTTATTTTTACCTGAAACAGATATTCTAACAGAAAAAAGAAAAAAAGAGAGATTTGAAACACCTTTTATTAAATGTATTCTAACCAAAATCCCTTATAAATTTCATAAAGAAGTAATCATAGGAAATATTATAGATATTTCTTTTTCAGGTACTAAAGTTGAAACCCCTATTGCCTTAAATATAAATTTTTTCTATGAATTAAAAACTGATTTTATAATAAACCGTAAAAGTTATTCTTTCAGTGTAAAATGTAAACCGAAATACATAAATAAAAAGAGAAACATTTTTTTCTGTGGATTGGAATTTACAGAAATGGATTATTTTTCACTTGAAAATCTTAAAAAATATATTAAAGAACTTGCTCATCAACTCAAAAGAGATGCTCTAAATTACTGA
- a CDS encoding phosphomannomutase/phosphoglucomutase, whose amino-acid sequence MEINRKIFREYDIRGIYEDDLKGDLPYYIGKAFGSYIKRQNIGNVCVGGDNRFTTPEIKEKLIKGLIDTGCEVVDIGIIPTPLLYFSVHFYKYGSGIMVTASHNPPQFNGFKMVVGNKSLYGKEIQKIADIIEKEDFEKGNGKLDKKDVIDEYIKFMVEKFKFNKKLKVGVDTGNGTVGPLIEKLFRKLNVEFVGLYLESDGNFPNHLPDPVVPENLKDLIEIVKENNLDCGFGFDGDGDRLAVVDENGDILWGDKLMIVYSKDILIKNKGAKIIFDVKCSKSLEEVIEKLGGKPVMWKTGHSLIENKLHEEKSPLAGELSGHLYFADEYFGYDDAIYACLRLLRIMDKENKKLSEFFKDVKKYYSTPEIRIEVSDEEKFEIVEKVKKFYAGKYRINDIDGVKVYYPSGWALLRASNTQPALVVRIEGETEEDLNKIKREFIEKIGNFK is encoded by the coding sequence ATGGAAATAAACAGAAAAATATTCAGGGAATATGATATAAGGGGTATTTATGAAGATGACTTAAAAGGGGACTTACCTTACTACATTGGAAAAGCATTTGGTTCTTATATTAAAAGGCAAAACATTGGAAATGTTTGTGTTGGTGGTGATAACAGATTTACAACTCCTGAGATTAAAGAAAAATTGATAAAAGGTCTTATTGATACTGGCTGTGAAGTAGTTGATATAGGAATTATTCCAACTCCTCTTTTATATTTTTCTGTCCACTTTTATAAATATGGTTCAGGTATTATGGTTACTGCAAGCCATAATCCACCTCAATTCAATGGTTTTAAAATGGTTGTAGGAAATAAAAGTTTGTATGGAAAGGAAATTCAAAAAATAGCAGATATAATTGAAAAAGAGGATTTTGAAAAAGGGAATGGAAAGTTAGATAAAAAAGATGTGATTGATGAATATATAAAATTTATGGTTGAAAAATTTAAATTTAATAAAAAACTAAAAGTTGGTGTGGATACAGGAAATGGAACAGTAGGTCCTTTGATAGAGAAATTGTTCAGAAAACTTAATGTTGAATTTGTTGGATTATATCTTGAAAGCGATGGTAATTTTCCAAATCATCTTCCTGACCCTGTAGTTCCTGAAAATTTAAAGGACCTGATAGAAATAGTTAAAGAAAATAATCTTGACTGTGGTTTTGGATTTGATGGAGATGGAGACCGTCTTGCAGTAGTTGATGAAAATGGAGATATTCTCTGGGGTGATAAATTAATGATAGTATATTCAAAAGATATTCTTATTAAAAACAAAGGTGCAAAGATTATTTTTGATGTTAAATGTTCCAAATCCCTTGAAGAAGTGATAGAAAAACTCGGAGGAAAACCGGTTATGTGGAAAACGGGTCATTCTTTAATTGAAAACAAACTTCATGAAGAAAAATCACCTCTTGCAGGAGAACTTTCAGGGCATTTATACTTTGCCGATGAATATTTCGGTTATGATGATGCAATATATGCTTGCCTGAGATTATTAAGGATTATGGATAAAGAGAATAAGAAACTATCTGAATTTTTCAAAGATGTAAAAAAATATTATTCAACACCTGAAATAAGAATTGAAGTTTCTGATGAAGAAAAATTTGAAATAGTTGAAAAGGTAAAAAAGTTCTATGCGGGAAAATATAGAATAAACGATATTGATGGTGTTAAGGTTTATTATCCCTCTGGATGGGCATTACTGAGAGCATCAAATACCCAGCCAGCACTTGTGGTTAGAATTGAAGGAGAAACAGAGGAAGATCTTAATAAAATAAAAAGAGAATTTATTGAAAAAATTGGAAATTTTAAATAA
- a CDS encoding histone deacetylase family protein produces MIKFVYSEEFLKYREISHPDSPERVESIVNYLQKKGNFRFVEPNPCMEEDLYLVHTPEMVKKVKENDFFDPDCPNIPNIFYYACLSAGAAIRASEIALSGEIGFSLGRPPGHHAGKNNIGGFCYFNNIAISVKKLLLENYKVAVLDIDGHHGNGTEEILKNEKDVIFVSIHQYPAYPGTGKYSFENCYNFPIPPYTSSKKYMEKFDRCLEIIKDFSPDIIGVSCGFDAFKEDPLLQLSLTETDYYIIGKKIASLGKKIFLILEGGYNIFKIGNLVYCFVSGFEKVLKMEASNDRKKID; encoded by the coding sequence ATGATTAAGTTTGTTTATTCTGAAGAATTCTTAAAATACAGAGAAATTTCCCATCCTGATTCACCTGAAAGAGTAGAAAGTATAGTTAATTATTTACAAAAAAAGGGTAATTTTAGATTTGTAGAACCCAATCCCTGTATGGAAGAAGATTTATATCTTGTTCATACTCCTGAAATGGTAAAAAAAGTAAAAGAAAACGATTTTTTTGACCCTGATTGTCCAAATATACCGAATATATTTTATTATGCCTGTTTATCCGCAGGAGCAGCAATAAGAGCAAGTGAAATAGCACTTTCAGGTGAAATTGGTTTTTCTCTTGGAAGGCCACCGGGACATCATGCAGGTAAAAATAATATAGGCGGTTTTTGTTATTTCAATAATATAGCAATTTCTGTAAAGAAACTCCTTTTAGAAAATTATAAAGTTGCAGTTCTTGATATAGATGGACATCATGGTAATGGAACAGAAGAAATTTTAAAAAATGAAAAAGATGTTATATTTGTTTCAATTCATCAATATCCTGCTTATCCTGGAACAGGTAAATATTCTTTTGAAAATTGTTATAATTTCCCAATTCCACCTTATACAAGTTCAAAAAAATATATGGAAAAGTTTGACAGATGTCTTGAAATAATAAAAGATTTTTCACCTGATATAATAGGTGTTTCATGTGGTTTTGATGCTTTTAAAGAAGACCCTTTATTACAACTTTCTTTAACTGAAACAGATTATTATATTATTGGTAAAAAAATTGCTTCTCTCGGCAAAAAAATATTTTTGATTTTAGAAGGTGGTTATAATATATTTAAAATAGGTAATCTTGTTTATTGTTTTGTTTCTGGATTTGAAAAAGTATTAAAAATGGAGGCAAGCAATGATAGAAAAAAGATTGATTGA
- the mnmG gene encoding tRNA uridine-5-carboxymethylaminomethyl(34) synthesis enzyme MnmG, with product MKKYDIIVIGGGHAGIESVMVCKKMGMEVLLITFEKEKIGYMSCNPAIGGVGKGQIVKEIDALGGQMAKATDKTGIQFRTLNTSKGPAVWSSRAQVDRRKYNEYMKKLIEENVEILEGEVTDIIVKNKSVLGVEINGEEFISSKCVILTPGTFLNGVIHIGFESFSAGRIEDKKVSKKLSDKLKELGFEIMRFKTGTCARLDGSTIDFSSLTPQYGDEKIRPFSFSTDKIEIEQLPCYITYTNEKTHQIIKKNLDRSPLFTGIIKGTGVRYCPSIEDKVVKFPHHQRHHIFLEPEGKDVNIYYPNGISTSLPVDVQDEFIHTIKGLENVKILRYGYGIEHDVVNPLNIYPTLETKLVENLFLAGQINGTTGYEEAAGQGLIAGINASLKVKNERPLILDRTTSYIGVLIDDLTTKGTNEPYRMFTSRVEYRLMIREDNADIRLREIGYKIGLVSKEEWERTRKKIEDIKKIKEILKSRKINVDGKNISLFEYVRRHEVKLIDFVSDFKEDTLFTAEVEIKYAPYIERNLREIEEFKNLERIKIPSDIDYNKIPGLSLEIKEKLSKLKPLNLGQASRISGITPSAISILMVYLKKFS from the coding sequence ATGAAAAAATATGACATTATCGTAATTGGTGGAGGACATGCTGGTATTGAAAGTGTTATGGTCTGTAAAAAGATGGGGATGGAGGTTTTACTTATCACATTTGAAAAAGAAAAGATTGGCTACATGTCCTGTAATCCTGCTATTGGTGGAGTTGGCAAAGGTCAGATAGTTAAAGAAATTGATGCTCTTGGTGGTCAAATGGCAAAAGCAACTGATAAAACAGGTATACAATTCAGAACATTAAATACTTCAAAAGGTCCTGCGGTATGGTCAAGTAGAGCACAGGTTGATAGAAGAAAATATAATGAATATATGAAAAAATTAATTGAAGAAAATGTTGAAATACTTGAAGGAGAGGTTACAGACATAATCGTGAAAAATAAATCTGTTTTAGGAGTTGAAATAAATGGCGAGGAGTTTATATCTTCAAAATGTGTAATCCTTACACCTGGTACTTTTTTAAATGGTGTTATTCATATAGGTTTTGAAAGTTTTTCAGCAGGAAGAATTGAAGATAAAAAAGTAAGTAAGAAATTATCTGATAAACTTAAAGAACTTGGATTTGAAATTATGAGATTTAAAACAGGAACATGTGCTCGTCTTGATGGTAGTACAATTGATTTTTCTTCTCTAACTCCACAATATGGAGATGAAAAAATCAGACCATTTTCTTTTTCAACCGATAAAATTGAAATTGAACAACTTCCCTGTTACATTACCTATACAAATGAGAAAACACATCAGATTATAAAAAAGAACCTTGATAGAAGTCCTTTATTTACAGGGATAATCAAAGGTACAGGAGTAAGGTATTGTCCTTCAATTGAAGATAAAGTTGTAAAATTTCCTCATCATCAGAGACATCATATATTTTTAGAGCCCGAAGGGAAAGATGTAAATATTTATTATCCAAACGGAATTTCTACAAGTTTACCTGTTGATGTTCAGGATGAGTTTATTCATACTATAAAAGGGCTTGAGAATGTTAAAATTTTAAGATATGGTTATGGCATTGAACATGATGTTGTAAATCCTCTGAATATATATCCGACACTTGAGACAAAACTGGTTGAGAATTTATTTTTAGCGGGTCAGATAAATGGAACAACAGGTTATGAAGAGGCGGCTGGTCAGGGATTGATAGCGGGTATAAATGCTTCTTTAAAAGTTAAAAATGAGCGACCTTTAATTCTTGATAGAACAACAAGTTATATAGGTGTTTTAATAGATGATTTGACAACAAAAGGGACAAATGAACCATACAGGATGTTTACTTCAAGGGTTGAATATAGATTGATGATAAGGGAGGATAATGCAGATATAAGATTGAGGGAGATAGGATATAAAATTGGACTTGTAAGTAAAGAGGAATGGGAAAGGACAAGAAAAAAAATTGAAGATATTAAAAAAATTAAAGAAATATTGAAAAGTAGAAAAATTAATGTTGATGGTAAAAATATATCCCTTTTTGAATATGTAAGAAGGCATGAGGTTAAACTTATAGATTTTGTAAGCGATTTCAAGGAGGATACTCTTTTTACTGCAGAGGTTGAAATAAAATATGCTCCTTATATTGAAAGGAATTTAAGAGAAATAGAGGAGTTCAAAAATCTTGAAAGAATAAAAATCCCGTCTGATATTGACTATAATAAAATTCCAGGTCTTTCTCTTGAAATAAAAGAAAAATTGTCAAAATTAAAACCATTAAATCTCGGTCAGGCAAGCAGAATTTCAGGAATAACTCCTTCTGCAATTTCAATTCTTATGGTTTACCTAAAAAAATTTTCTTGA
- a CDS encoding type II secretion system protein GspG: MKKGYVLTELIVGLVIFILLATGIFLGVKNVMDRAKVMSAKVQISQLALLLEQIKNDTGYYPAFLSDLTLNSPPKLQEKGWNGPYTNKIPFDPWGNPYFYKIPPTTVFSSPKLPRVHGKPDTYTANFDAIEGKGRIRVENYGVTSCSIYINGVEVVKENEFRNKPKPQIIEKEVTLKDENNTLTWARSTPGDFLYFSIIVDNMPTGEYFIVGSYGKDGKESGKGYNKDIVWVSNKYPNFQE; encoded by the coding sequence TTGAAAAAAGGATATGTTTTAACGGAACTGATTGTAGGTTTAGTTATATTTATTTTACTTGCAACAGGTATTTTTTTAGGTGTTAAAAATGTTATGGATAGAGCAAAGGTTATGAGTGCAAAAGTACAGATTTCACAACTTGCTCTTTTACTTGAACAGATAAAAAATGATACTGGATATTACCCTGCATTTCTCTCTGATTTAACACTCAATTCACCTCCAAAATTACAGGAAAAAGGATGGAATGGTCCATATACAAACAAAATTCCTTTTGACCCATGGGGAAATCCATATTTCTACAAAATCCCTCCTACAACCGTCTTTTCTTCTCCAAAATTACCAAGGGTTCATGGAAAACCGGATACTTATACAGCAAATTTTGATGCAATAGAAGGAAAAGGTAGAATAAGAGTTGAAAATTACGGTGTAACTTCCTGCTCAATTTATATAAATGGAGTTGAAGTTGTAAAAGAAAATGAATTTAGAAATAAACCCAAACCACAGATAATAGAAAAGGAAGTAACACTTAAAGATGAGAATAATACTTTGACATGGGCAAGGAGTACACCTGGAGATTTTTTATATTTCAGTATAATTGTTGATAATATGCCAACAGGTGAATATTTTATAGTTGGAAGTTATGGTAAAGATGGGAAAGAAAGTGGAAAAGGATACAATAAGGATATTGTTTGGGTTTCAAATAAATATCCAAATTTTCAGGAATAA
- a CDS encoding Gfo/Idh/MocA family oxidoreductase, which produces MVRKVKVGIIGAGGRANFQAKSIIGSQIGEVKIVYSPFLEEAKSFSEKYGIEYTDSLDDVLNNPDIDAITVSTPNATHYEIAKKGLESNKNVLVEYPPTLKLEQLEELINLAKEKNLVYWVSLTQLLENPHYTIKKNLNLIEKPLSYNFSYISSFLGGWYSQISLSGPVYLWQHFHFVSQLLDIWKDVEEVSVFENIEYSSEGIMSLTFSVMNIKFKSGIISTIEFGMGIKDVSDTRIKLVGDGGIFYYEKGKLYFINKKEGKREIEMEKIDIGVDTVNFLKKVQEGKFNIEKALEAREILKICLCAEISAKEKRIVKM; this is translated from the coding sequence ATGGTGAGAAAAGTTAAAGTTGGAATAATTGGAGCAGGTGGAAGAGCAAATTTTCAGGCAAAATCAATTATTGGAAGTCAGATAGGAGAAGTTAAGATTGTTTATTCTCCTTTTCTTGAAGAAGCAAAAAGTTTTTCAGAAAAATACGGGATAGAATATACAGATTCACTTGATGATGTGTTAAATAATCCAGACATTGATGCAATAACAGTTTCTACTCCAAATGCGACTCACTATGAAATTGCTAAAAAGGGGCTTGAAAGTAACAAAAATGTTCTTGTAGAATATCCACCAACTCTAAAACTTGAACAACTTGAGGAACTTATAAATTTAGCAAAAGAAAAAAATCTTGTTTACTGGGTAAGTTTAACCCAACTTCTTGAAAATCCTCATTATACAATAAAGAAAAATTTAAATTTAATAGAAAAGCCCCTATCTTACAATTTTTCCTATATTTCTTCCTTTTTAGGTGGCTGGTATTCTCAAATTTCTCTGTCAGGTCCTGTATATCTCTGGCAACATTTTCATTTTGTAAGTCAATTACTTGATATATGGAAAGATGTGGAAGAAGTGAGTGTTTTTGAAAATATTGAATATTCATCTGAAGGAATTATGTCTTTAACTTTTTCAGTAATGAATATTAAATTTAAATCTGGCATTATATCTACAATTGAATTTGGAATGGGAATAAAAGATGTCTCTGATACAAGGATAAAACTTGTAGGTGATGGAGGGATTTTTTATTATGAAAAGGGAAAACTTTATTTTATAAATAAAAAGGAAGGAAAAAGAGAAATTGAAATGGAAAAAATTGATATTGGAGTTGATACTGTTAATTTTCTAAAAAAAGTTCAGGAAGGTAAATTTAACATAGAAAAGGCATTGGAAGCAAGAGAAATATTAAAAATATGTCTGTGTGCAGAAATATCAGCGAAAGAAAAAAGAATTGTTAAAATGTAA
- a CDS encoding GspE/PulE family protein, protein MKRNEIIKILKEKENIRDDQIEIVLKEKEKTGTPFGYLLIKFGLLSAERWYNFALKELKCIPVQLSQMNIDKEILKMLPEFTCRKYRVIPIFRGNNKLVCAMVDPVDEDVINEIKKISGMEIETRLVKEYEVKEIIETVISQGGIDVISPIEKKEMPEKVFKPIRVREVSESSAVSVVEELVTKAMELKATDIHLEIEEEGLRLRYRINGLLYEFPPPPLELYSSIVSHIKVLSNLDIAEKRVPQDGYFKMKLYGRDVDLRVSTFPTIFGEMVALRVLDKKNIISGLEQLGFFPEVLHRWRILLDEPYGMILVTGPTGSGKTTTLYSSLNELDSTHRKIITVEDPVEYHLKNVNQTQINPKSGLTFSIALRSILRQDPDIIMVGEIRDIETAEIAFRAAQTGHLVLSTLHTNTAPGAIIRLLDMGVESYLISSSLIGVLNQRLVRSICVSCKEEYKPYPEEIKMLDPSLLEKDNLKFYRGKGCHLCNGTGYGGRTGIFELMVINEELRRVIIKNPDMIEIKEIAKKSGMESLREDGIKKVLAGITTISEVLYTTRKED, encoded by the coding sequence ATGAAAAGAAATGAAATAATAAAAATTTTAAAGGAAAAAGAAAATATCAGGGATGACCAGATAGAAATAGTATTGAAGGAAAAAGAAAAAACAGGTACTCCTTTTGGTTATTTACTCATTAAATTTGGACTTTTATCTGCTGAAAGATGGTATAATTTTGCTTTAAAAGAACTTAAATGTATTCCTGTTCAGTTAAGTCAGATGAATATAGATAAAGAAATTTTAAAAATGCTTCCTGAATTTACATGCAGAAAATATAGAGTCATTCCAATATTTAGGGGAAATAATAAACTTGTCTGTGCAATGGTTGACCCGGTAGATGAAGATGTTATAAATGAAATAAAAAAGATATCAGGAATGGAAATTGAAACAAGATTGGTTAAAGAATATGAAGTGAAGGAAATAATAGAAACAGTAATATCACAGGGTGGAATTGATGTTATTTCTCCTATAGAAAAAAAAGAAATGCCTGAAAAAGTATTTAAGCCAATAAGAGTAAGGGAAGTTTCAGAATCGTCAGCTGTTAGTGTAGTTGAAGAACTTGTTACAAAAGCAATGGAATTGAAAGCAACAGATATTCATCTTGAAATAGAAGAAGAAGGTTTGAGATTGAGATACAGAATAAACGGGCTTCTTTATGAATTTCCACCTCCTCCTCTTGAACTTTATTCTTCAATTGTTTCTCATATAAAAGTACTTTCAAATCTTGATATAGCAGAAAAAAGGGTTCCTCAGGATGGTTATTTTAAAATGAAATTATATGGAAGAGATGTTGATTTAAGAGTTTCAACCTTTCCAACAATTTTTGGAGAAATGGTTGCTTTAAGAGTTCTGGATAAAAAAAACATAATTTCGGGTCTGGAACAACTTGGTTTTTTTCCCGAAGTTCTTCACAGGTGGAGAATCCTTCTCGATGAACCTTACGGTATGATTCTGGTTACAGGTCCAACAGGTAGTGGTAAAACAACAACTTTATATTCTTCATTAAATGAACTTGATAGTACTCACAGAAAAATTATAACAGTAGAAGACCCTGTGGAATACCATCTTAAAAATGTTAATCAAACACAGATAAATCCAAAATCAGGTTTAACTTTTTCAATTGCATTGAGGTCAATCTTAAGACAGGACCCGGATATAATAATGGTTGGTGAAATAAGAGATATAGAAACAGCAGAAATTGCTTTTAGAGCAGCACAGACAGGCCATCTTGTTTTGTCCACTTTACATACAAATACAGCCCCAGGTGCAATTATCCGACTTCTGGATATGGGAGTTGAATCATATTTGATTTCTTCTTCTTTAATAGGAGTATTAAATCAAAGATTAGTAAGGAGTATATGCGTTTCATGCAAGGAAGAATATAAACCATACCCTGAAGAAATAAAAATGCTTGACCCATCATTACTTGAAAAAGATAATTTGAAATTTTATAGAGGAAAGGGTTGTCATTTATGTAATGGAACCGGTTATGGTGGAAGAACAGGTATTTTTGAATTGATGGTTATAAATGAAGAGTTAAGAAGAGTGATAATAAAAAATCCTGATATGATAGAAATAAAAGAAATTGCTAAAAAGTCCGGTATGGAGTCACTGCGAGAAGACGGGATAAAAAAAGTTCTTGCAGGAATAACAACAATTTCAGAAGTTCTTTATACAACAAGAAAAGAGGATTAG
- a CDS encoding serine/threonine-protein kinase: MEKIRSGYVLKGYILKEMVGSGGFSTVYRAESIEPLPLYNSIIAVKVLHPRRFERNQIKQFIKEGKIAKSLEHPNIVKVFDVVQENGNFFILMEYLDTDLIKAIRTKKYLFNEKNVIDIIIKAAKGIAYIHQNGIVHKDINPSNILITYSLEKIKITDFGLSKVDRGILNRGEFRGGTEGYVAPEIYKGKKADKKSDIYSFGKTIEKIYRELNFPFPEKIKNIVKIATEPEPENRFESMEGIIYILETRKIE, from the coding sequence ATGGAAAAAATTAGGTCTGGTTATGTTTTAAAAGGATATATATTGAAAGAAATGGTTGGTTCTGGCGGATTTTCAACAGTTTATCGTGCTGAATCAATTGAGCCCTTGCCTTTATACAATTCAATTATTGCTGTTAAGGTTTTACATCCGAGACGATTTGAAAGAAACCAAATTAAACAGTTTATAAAAGAGGGAAAAATAGCAAAATCACTTGAACATCCTAATATAGTTAAGGTTTTTGATGTTGTTCAGGAAAATGGGAATTTTTTTATTTTAATGGAATATCTTGATACTGATTTGATAAAAGCCATCAGAACAAAAAAATATCTTTTTAACGAGAAAAATGTAATTGATATAATTATAAAAGCAGCAAAAGGGATTGCTTATATACATCAAAATGGAATAGTTCATAAAGATATAAATCCTTCAAATATTCTAATAACTTATTCACTTGAAAAAATTAAAATTACGGACTTCGGGCTTTCAAAAGTTGATAGGGGAATTTTAAATAGAGGGGAATTTAGGGGAGGAACAGAAGGATATGTAGCACCTGAGATTTATAAAGGAAAAAAAGCAGATAAAAAAAGTGATATTTATTCTTTTGGAAAGACAATTGAAAAAATTTATAGAGAATTGAATTTTCCTTTTCCAGAAAAAATAAAAAATATAGTTAAAATAGCAACAGAGCCTGAACCTGAAAATAGATTTGAAAGTATGGAAGGGATTATTTATATACTTGAGACCAGGAAAATTGAATGA
- a CDS encoding redoxin domain-containing protein, whose protein sequence is MRNLILIFIACLCFILSGGELIKAPDFVLNSIDGKEIKLSNYKDKKVILNFWATLCPPCKEEIPYFVKFYNENKNKIEIIGIELTGKKKEIEQIVKKYNISYPICISDGKIENLYGGIRFVPTTFVIDEKGYIILKKVGLMTEEELKGIIKNEKK, encoded by the coding sequence ATGAGAAATCTAATTTTAATTTTTATAGCATGTTTGTGTTTTATTCTATCAGGAGGTGAATTAATTAAAGCACCTGATTTTGTTTTAAATTCAATTGATGGTAAAGAAATAAAACTTTCCAATTATAAGGATAAAAAAGTTATTTTGAATTTCTGGGCTACTCTTTGTCCTCCATGCAAAGAGGAAATTCCCTATTTTGTTAAATTCTATAATGAAAACAAAAATAAAATTGAGATTATTGGAATTGAACTAACAGGGAAGAAAAAAGAAATTGAACAGATTGTGAAGAAATATAATATCAGTTATCCCATTTGTATAAGTGATGGAAAGATAGAAAATTTATACGGAGGTATTAGATTTGTTCCAACTACATTTGTAATAGATGAAAAAGGTTATATAATTTTAAAGAAAGTGGGTTTGATGACCGAAGAGGAATTGAAAGGGATTATTAAAAATGAAAAGAAATGA
- the rsfS gene encoding ribosome silencing factor — MSDSENLKRIKKIVKLINDKKGENVVVLDLKNLTWITDYFIIASGESLIQTKAIAENIIENLKETPVSVEGIDDGRWILVDYGEIIVHIFLIETRNYYKLEKLWAEARIVEI; from the coding sequence ATGAGCGATAGTGAAAATCTGAAAAGAATAAAAAAGATAGTAAAACTAATAAATGATAAAAAGGGTGAAAATGTAGTTGTTCTTGATTTAAAAAATCTTACATGGATTACAGATTACTTTATTATTGCATCAGGGGAGTCATTAATACAGACAAAAGCAATAGCAGAAAATATTATTGAAAACTTAAAAGAAACACCTGTTTCTGTTGAAGGGATAGACGATGGCAGATGGATACTTGTAGATTATGGAGAAATTATAGTACATATTTTTTTAATTGAAACAAGAAATTATTATAAACTTGAAAAACTTTGGGCAGAAGCAAGGATAGTTGAAATTTAA